In a genomic window of Trichoderma atroviride chromosome 4, complete sequence:
- a CDS encoding uncharacterized protein (EggNog:ENOG41) translates to MSKGTILVTGANGGLGSAIVQNIISTPDLASNYAGIYAVRKAATAMTLQGVLRRAPLDHRHETVEIDLGSLASVRKTAADINARVAKGDLPKIRALILNAGYSDYANLVSGADENTSVINFLVRSLTTECTSQVMSEDGLEMT, encoded by the coding sequence ATGTCAAAAGGAACCATTTTGGTCACGGGAGCCAACGGCGGACTTGGGTCTGCCATTGTGCAAAACATCATCAGCACGCCCGATCTAGCCTCAAACTATGCTGGCATCTACGCGGTGCGAAAAGCAGCCACTGCGATGACGCTCCAAGGGGTCCTTCGTCGCGCCCCGTTGGATCATAGACACGAGACGGTAGAAATTGACCTCGGCTCACTGGCCAGTGTTAGGAAGACGGCTGCAGATATCAATGCAAGAGTTGCGAAAGGCGACTTGCCCAAGATCCGCGCCCTCATCTTGAATGCTGGATATTCGGATTATGCCAATCTTGTAAGTGGTGCTGACGAAAACACGTCGGTAATCAACTTTTTGGTACGGTCATTGACAACGGAGTGTACGAGCCAGGTTATGAGTGAAGATGGCCTCGAAATGACCTGA
- a CDS encoding uncharacterized protein (EggNog:ENOG41~SECRETED:SignalP(1-13)), with amino-acid sequence MLLSLLLLQSMDAQDGRVLFVSSWSHDIDDPRNDVMMGAYKDTGYPTLFPGAEVLAKGQWSRPEDDPGINSGFRRYGASKLCAMMLCEELADRIAKDPKLNNISVVSLSPGTMPTSFGRRAGFLIGVVATRVIMPVLSEMSVRFSPNGMLRPSWKSAADVIRACFDIEAYKGEALHLDGTASLQIAKDAKDEAKRKELWEYGLGAAKMDEGDTALVEWT; translated from the exons ATGCTCCTGTCGCTGCTTCTCTTGCAAAGCATGGATGCGCAGGACGGGCGCGTCCTCTTTGTCAGTAGCTGGTCCCACGA TATCGATGATCCCCGCAATGATGTGATGATGGGCGCGTATAAAGATACTGGATACCCAACATTGTTTCCTGGCGCGGAAGTTCTCGCCAAAGGTCAATGGAGTCGTCCTGAAGACGATCCCGGCATCAACTCGGGATTCCGTCGATACGGGGCCAGCAAGCTGTGTGCTATGATGCTGTG CGAAGAATTGGCAGATCGCATAGCCAAAGACCCGAAACTGAACAATATCTCCGTCGTGAGCTTGAGTCCGGGCACCATGCCCACCAGCTTCGGCCGTAGAGCAGGTTTCCTGATTGGTGTTGTTGCCACGAGGGTTATAATGCCAGTGCTGTCTGAAATGAGCGTGCGGTTCAGTCCCAACGGCATGCTCCGACCTTCGTGGAAGAGCGCCGCGGACGTCATCAGGGCTTGCTTTGACATTGAAGCATATAAAGGGGAGGCGTTGCATTTGGATGGCACGGCCAGCCTTCAGATTGCCAAAGACGCGAAAGATGAggccaagagaaaagagctgTGGGAATATGGACTTGGAGCAGCCAAGATGGATGAGGGAGATACAGCGTTGGTGGAGTGGACATAG
- a CDS encoding uncharacterized protein (TransMembrane:1 (o32-55i)), with translation MDPPITQNLESSLQTNAAYLHPSTSDAHKETIWVAACIGGGMLIMIAVAAGILLVRRRARWRNINERDAATGAWGREA, from the coding sequence ATGGATCCTCCAATCACCCAAAATCTCGAGTCTTCCCTTCAAACGAACGCAGCTTACCTCCATCCTTCTACCAGCGATGCGCACAAAGAGACCATCTGGGTGGCAGCCTGTATCGGCGGAGGCATGCTTATAATGATTGCGGTCGCCGCTGGGATACTGCTtgtgaggaggagggcgcGGTGGAGGAACATCAACGAGAGGGACGCGGCTACAGGGGCTTGGGGGAGAGAAGCGTGA
- a CDS encoding uncharacterized protein (EggNog:ENOG41~TransMembrane:4 (n4-14c18/19o28-45i57-79o188-213i252-285o)~SECRETED:SignalP(1-29)) encodes MTSLFQLSPFLLLILLYGLCPQHFPPSAATTSFFILYAIAAQLIIHRASTISVLHSLSIILLSAAHLAVAAIYTLYYTVQAVMRARSALFAYFERVHRQIHQLANLTGMRLNRVPAPTCLTLGLDILRDDQSTFSETTSAYSSKNNTVHASQWRYRELSSSSFVPPSFETRGYLPYQPYPIVWFFRHLFYFTRAIVLCIYSTLLSIFFTVKFFHNTTIASVRFTGACFKFMKKYLPTSWYLAKLSIRQFPTFTLFAMHLTVTIIVLSLGETNALGLCILMELWLLSRLERL; translated from the coding sequence ATGacttctctcttccaactcTCCCCCTTCCtgctcctcatcctcctctacGGCCTCTGCCCGCAACACTTCCCCCCCTCGGCAGCAAcaaccagcttcttcatcctctacgccatcgccgcccagCTCATCATCCACCGCGCATCGACAATCTCCGTCCTGCACAGCCTCagcatcatcctcctcagcGCGGCGCACTTGGCCGTGGCGGCAATCTACACGCTCTATTATACAGTCCAGGCAGTCATGCGCGCGAGAAGCGCCCTCTTTGCGTATTTCGAGAGAGTGCACCGGCAGATTCACCAGTTGGCGAATTTAACAGGCATGAGACTCAATCGTGTGCCGGCGCCGACTTGCTTGACTCTTGGGCTGGATATCCTCCGCGACGATCAAAGTACCTTTTCGGAGACAACTTCGGCCTATTCTTCAAAAAACAATACAGTCCACGCCTCTCAATGGCGCTATAGAGAActgtcgagcagcagcttcgtccCTCCATCGTTCGAAACGCGCGGCTATCTGCCCTATCAGCCATATCCAATCGTCTGGTTCTTCCGCCACTTGTTTTACTTCACACGAGCCATTGTGCTATGCATTTATTCCACGCTTCTGTCGATATTCTTCACTGTAAAGTTCTTCCATAATACGACCATTGCGTCTGTTCGCTTCACAGGAGCCTGCTTCAAGTTTATGAAAAAGTACTTGCCCACATCATGGTATCTCGCAAAACTCAGCATTCGACAGTTTCCAACTTTTACCCTCTTCGCCATGCATCTTACTGTCACGATAATTGTACTGTCCTTGGGAGAGACGAACGCTCTGGGGCTGTGTATACTGATGGAACTATGGCTACTGTCACGGCTGGAGCGGTTATGA
- a CDS encoding uncharacterized protein (EggNog:ENOG41~TransMembrane:1 (i138-155o)) produces the protein MKDNGYAMPPWELLSPAAAPPILTFDEPTLERISLASANEPQNDTYPSPAMAQPIGQMCSPEGQWNCMTTSFQRCASGSWSIAFPCAAGTICQPFGLTDYITIEYEPTANNGQADDGRTGCDHDRGGRRSFGLRNTPNLVLLFTALVAGVFWGILG, from the coding sequence ATGAAGGACAACGGATATGCGATGCCTCCCTGGGAACTTTTATCTCCCGCAGCTGCTCCTCCAATCTTGACTTTTGATGAGCCCACTCTAGAGAGAATATCTCTCGCGTCCGCCAACGAACCTCAAAACGACACATACCCTTCTCCAGCAATGGCACAGCCTATTGGCCAGATGTGCTCTCCAGAGGGCCAGTGGAACTGCATGACAACTTCATTCCAACGGTGCGCCAGCGGTAGTTGGAGTATTGCTTTTCCGTGTGCGGCGGGGACAATTTGCCAACCTTTTGGCTTGACGGACTACATCACAATCGAGTATGAGCCGACTGCGAATAACGGCCAAGCGGATGATGGGAGGACTGGGTGTGACCACGATAGGGGTGGGAGAAGGAGTTTTGGGCTTCGAAATACGCCTAATCTGGTCTTGTTGTTTACGGCGTTGGTAGCGGGAGTTTTTTGGGGTATCCTTGGGTGA
- a CDS encoding uncharacterized protein (EggNog:ENOG41): protein MAASPLLITSDLPQSTSQSPVAPQITKARGDIASATSTTAAMIASLSPPATSPASRQLSMAGSNTIGSSLPATTPGASSIGAAAKVSAEDSSAQRLVRSVSASTNASNGVVDHTMERSGSHYSQPQYGVSPKPSTVPMAGHNHGVAMPYQRGQEHQIGPHGSSAPPKAIQDQGKSSSYTALWELVRKTDPSVVRQVVRENWQKCLTGSDYHSTFVLNATITCSPPAVLSRTLFDTGNKIVKTSGREIAKHFGTEDLDQVSDLFGPKLSVHFQDRVMAARLETIGAQDLINALSRAERLGYHINDIVQKQPGPGGETVIPSMSAVPPVPPHNSRGGAPPPAMAPYQVQGPPQQPQPYGSQMNSMSHPAAQHSSQTPKRSAPALPTWAKQCRMCKRPCSSEEALSYHLKKAKCQTSNPHPIPVDGDTCVHCGCHFESPGGLSYHSKSDVCGKHSEEKKAQITAILQYTAWGQPASSHGATPPAMIPSHVANTVYTPVWKQRAAGPSSTPSPSGNDPYAKLSAADRVKFDAEMRGVDEYYGNLMREASAKLPAGQREEELAKLKNRYNTKQSNTRKKYGIRLRERRANTDVDRSWNTSAAKRARVDDGPVGPPQPIHNEQAANNQSHFPSVKESPRMRVPLSTMGGLSASSATAELVDPTSSSTPVNGQSSAPATASLGINKAPHDKLRGTSGDPMQIDSNDSSNSTDSEDVDIPARI, encoded by the exons ATGGCAGCGAGTCCTCTTCTCATTACTTCTGACTTGCCGCAGAGCACGTCTCAAAGCCCGGTTGCGCCTCAAATAACCAAGGCGCGTGGGGACATCGCGTCGGCAACTTCGACCACCGCGGCTATGATAGCGAGCCTTTCACCTCCGGCTACGAGCCCTGCGAGCCGGCAGCTATCGATGGCTGGATCAAATACAATAGGCAGCTCCCTACCAGCCACTACGCCGGGGGCTTCTTCGATTGGAGCTGCCGCCAAAGTATCAGCGGAAGATAGTTCGGCACAGCGCCTCGTGCGCAGCGTGAGCGCTTCTACCAATGCTAGCAACGGAGTGGTGGATCACACGATGGAGCGAAGCGGTTCACATTACAGCCAGCCGCAGTATGGCGTGTCACCAAAGCCCTCGACGGTCCCGATGGCCGGCCACAATCACGGCGTTGCGATGCCCTACCAGCGAGGGCAGGAGCATCAGATTGGGCCCCATGGATCCTCTGCTCCGCCAAAAGCGATCCAAGATCAGGGAAAATCCAGCTCGTATACGGCGCTTTGGGAGCTGGTGCGGAAGACGGATCCGTCTGTGGTTCGACAAGTTGTCCGGGAGAACTGGCAAAAATGTTTGACCGGATCAGATTACCACTCTACCTTTGTT TTAAACGCTACCATCACCTGCTCCCCCCCTGCGGTCCTGAGCCGCACTCTCTTTGACACCGGCAACAAAATCGTCAAAACATCAGGCCGTGAGATCGCCAAGCATTTTGGCACTGAGGATCTTGATCAGGTGTCAGACCTCTTTGGGCCTAAGCTTAGCGTACACTTTCAAGATCGGGTTATGGCTGCTCGTTTGGAGACCATCGGAGCGCAAGACCTCATCAACGCTCTGTCCAGAGCTGAGCGTCTTGGCTATCATATCAACGACATAGTCCAGAAGCAGCCTGGTCCAGGGGGCGAGACCGTTATTCCATCCATGTCGGCAGTCCCTCCGGTGCCACCACACAACAGCCGTGGCGGCGCACCCCCACCTGCAATGGCACCCTACCAAGTCCAAGGACccccgcagcagcctcagccatATGGAAGCCAGATGAACAGCATGAGTCAtccagcagcccagcatTCTTCTCAGACGCCAAAACGGTCTGCTCCAGCCTTGCCGACATGGGCAAAACAATGCCGGATGTGCAAGCGCCCCTGTAGCAGCGAGGAGGCTCTCAGTTAT CATttgaaaaaggccaagtGCCAAACTTCAAACCCTCACCCAATTCCGGTGGATGGGGATACATGCGTTCATTGCGGCTGCCATTTTGAAAGCCCTGGAGGTCTCTCCTATCACTCTAAGAGCGATGTCTGCGGAAAGCACagcgaggaaaagaaagcgCAAATAACTGCAATACTGCAATATACTGCCTGGGGCCAGCCAGCTAGTTCACACGGAGCCACGCCTCCGGCCATGATACCCAGTCACGTAGCTAATACGGTATACACTCCCGTCTGGAAGCAAAGGGCGGCTGGGCCCTCATCGACCCCAAGTCCTTCCGGGAACGACCCGTACGCAAAGCTTTCGGCGGCGGATCGAGTCAAGTTTGACGCGGAAATGAGAGGGGTCGATGAATACTATGGTAATCTGATGAGGGAAGCTTCTGCGAAGTTGCCAGCTGGACAGCGTGAAGAGGAACTCGCTAAGCTGAAAAACCGGTACAATACCAAGCAGAGTAACACTCGAAAGAAATACGGAATCCGGCTTCGCGAGAGGCGTGCCAATACCGATGTCGATCGCTCCTGGAACACCAGCGCCGCAAAGAGGGCCCGCGTTGATGATGGACCGGTAGGCCCTCCTCAGCCTATCCATAACGAACAGGCAGCAAATAATCAATCACATTTCCCCAGCGTCAAGGAATCTCCACGGATGAGAGTTCCCCTGTCTACGATGGGAGGGCTGTCGGCTTCCTCGGCTACTGCAGAACTCGTTGATCCCACATCATCTTCCACTCCAGTTAACGGCCAGTCTTCAGCACCAGCTACAGCTTCACTCGGAATCAACAAAGCTCCGCACGACAAACTACGAGGAACATCTGGCGACCCTATGCAAATCGATAGCAACGACTCTAGCAATAGTACGGACTCAGAAGACGTGGATATTCCGGCTAGAATTTAA
- a CDS encoding uncharacterized protein (EggNog:ENOG41~SECRETED:SignalP(1-20)): protein MLGGVSLILALSTCLSFVAALPPPALVVRVPAAVDARAKPKYSVVPLEPGEGQPGGGNGGGGGGGGGGGGSGDETVTVIETVTETAKASTVTRTIPTTVEIIDITADVTKTVLVTPTKHSSTTTLSTTTTTSPPPLPPVVSEVSKSATTSKVSTESKKPTTSKSTASKSSTSSTSAATTSKANTTSKLTTTSKVTTTSKPTTTTSLASAVTTAASTTSSVHSSSNTTASTSTTLSSSQQTTSSTPQTTGTSSTLVASTGASTSYTTTSIAWQSSSTVVSSSWAATTSLPTTASTWSSIYSSSTSTHDNGQWHTTYPAWNGTVIHRYHPPS, encoded by the coding sequence ATGCTTGGCGGCGTCTCGTTGATCCTTGCTCTCTCTACATGCCTATCTTTTGTAGCTGCGCTGCCTCCACCAGCTCTGGTCGTCCGCGTCCCAGCAGCTGTAGACGCTCGTGCGAAGCCTAAATATTCCGTCGTGCCTCTGGAACCTGGTGAAGGACAGCCAGGCGGTGGAaatggaggaggaggaggcggcggcggcggcggtggtggaagCGGAGATGAAACTGTGACGGTGATCGAGACGGTTACCGAGACCGCTAAAGCTTCGACTGTTACTCGTACGATTCCGACGACAGTGGAGATTATCGATATCACGGCAGACGTGACCAAGACGGTTCTTGTCACTCCTaccaagcacagcagcaccacTACTctgtcgacgacgacgacgacatcaccaccacctctGCCGCCAGTCGTCAGCGAGGTCTCAAAGTCGGCTACAACTTCAAAGGTTTCTACAGAATCGAAGAAACCCACCACGTCTAAATCCACTGCCTCGAAATCCTCGACATCCTCGACATCTGCTGCTACAACCTCAAAGGCCAACACAACTTCGAAACTCACCACCACTTCAAAGGTGACAACTACCTCGAAGCCAACAACTACCACAAGTCTGGCTAGTGCTGTGACGACGGCAGCCTCAACCACTTCATCAGTACACAGCAGCTCAAATACGACGGCATCAACTTCGACTACGCTGAGCAGCTCTCAACAAACCACTTCATCGACGCCTCAAACAACGGGCACATCTAGTACACTAGTCGCCTCCACAGGCGCCTCCACATCCTACACGACCACAAGCATTGCTTGGCAGTCTAGCTCTACGGTGGTGTCTTCGTCTTGGGCAGCCACAACGTCTCTGCCGACCACTGCTTCTACCTGGTCATCCATCTACTCGTCTTCCACAAGCACCCATGACAATGGCCAATGGCACACTACATACCCTGCCTGGAACGGGACTGTGATACATCGCTATCACCCGCCTTCTTGA
- a CDS encoding uncharacterized protein (EggNog:ENOG41), which translates to MTDRPVQTHQYRAYQPPVEPMPLTFENPRGLADVPAPHAALPRSNKMRLPTVNESSVAQRFKFLTKGASAPTENLSDRPTRGGPGEAPVHISRRSSKRISRTYNGPRNISAPLPSIQSSSELETPPREQAIADRDLLPSARAQRPENTSMNPSSFTPQNVNNINALPTPPPNQRYPTPQSMESARAQSPSIAELTPTALRIIKRKPAQNHHAEPAPPANPSDSSPAYINPPPRRASAAAATTTTTSTGPYETAPQRTNVGETWTQPPSRFSVTTYATSNAGTPQQPSEGQMPTMTNSTVPVVTRPGPFSKREIHNVPSASHTITMPKQRAQMSSPYGAGNQIAVSSETSLSGPAPHGRTVSNMESSRRSSIMSMSKPLPPAPPELASSPNDRIAQLSAVLSGLARRKINISKSIQQMTELMPRDNLMASEEVLRKREVEKQKIQGLKQELAEIQHEEYDLGLKLHRAYKRQEKDAEYEPTTLWVRRITTN; encoded by the coding sequence ATGACTGATAGACCCGTTCAAACGCATCAATACAGAGCCTATCAACCACCTGTGGAGCCCATGCCTTTGACTTTTGAAAATCCAAGAGGTCTGGCAGACGTGCCGGCGCCACATGCCGCTTTGCCACGGAGCAACAAGATGCGCTTACCTACCGTCAACGAGAGTTCAGTTGCGCAACGATTTAAATTTCTCACAAAGGGAGCTTCAGCGCCGACAGAGAATCTGTCTGACCGGCCAACGCGGGGCGGTCCAGGTGAAGCGCCGGTTCATATTTcacgaagaagcagcaagcgCATCAGCCGCACTTACAATGGGCCTCGAAACATATCAGCTCCGCTGCCGTCTATTCAGTCGTCCTCTGAGCTAGAAACGCCTCCGCGTGAGCAGGCAATAGCAGACCGCGACCTTCTCCCCTCGGCGCGGGCGCAAAGGCCAGAGAACACAAGTATGAACCCGTCTAGTTTCACGCCGCAGAATGTCAACAACATCAATGCTCTTCCAACGCCGCCTCCCAACCAGAGGTACCCGACGCCGCAATCTATGGAATCAGCTCGTGCGCAGTCGCCTTCAATTGCGGAACTGACTCCCACAGCGCTGAGAATCATTAAGAGGAAACCAGCGCAAAACCATCACGCCGAGCCAGCACCACCCGCTAACCCATCAGATTCAAGTCCGGCTTACATAAATCCTCCTCCCCGGAGAGCCtcggctgctgccgctactactactactaccagTACTGGACCTTATGAAACAGCGCCTCAGCGCACCAATGTCGGCGAAACGTGGACGCAACCCCCTTCGCGTTTCAGTGTCACGACCTATGCTACTTCAAATGCAGGCACTCCCCAGCAGCCTTCTGAAGGACAAATGCCTACAATGACAAACTCTACCGTCCCTGTCGTGACCCGTCCAGGCCCGTTTTCGAAGCGGGAAATTCATAATGTTCCTTCTGCCAGCCACACAATAACGATGCCTAAGCAAAGGGCGCAAATGTCCAGCCCATACGGCGCTGGCAACCAAATTGCGGTCTCGAGCGAGACATCTCTCAGCGGGCCTGCCCCTCACGGCCGGACCGTCAGCAACATGGAATCATCGCGTCGCAGTTCCATAATGTCAATGTCCAAGCCACTCCCTCCGGCGCCGCCAGAACTAGCATCCTCGCCTAATGATAGAATCGCGCAACTAAGTGCTGTTCTGTCGGGATTGGCTCGCCGCAAGATCAACATTAGCAAGAGCATCCAGCAGATGACGGAGCTGATGCCTCGAGATAACCTGATGGCCAGCGAGGAGGTGCTTCGAAAGAGGGAGGTTGAGAAACAGAAGATACAAGGGCTGAAGCAAGAGCTGGCTGAGATCCAGCATGAAGAGTACGACTTGGGCTTGAAGTTACACAGAGCGTACAAGCGCCAAGAAAAGGATGCAGAATACGAACCAACCACGTTGTGGGTTCGCAGAATTACTACCAATTAA
- a CDS encoding uncharacterized protein (EggNog:ENOG41), giving the protein MKVEETKDTAMPLEAIPHADGNTTPTSSPINPKWSPKDDICAKLFGPWDNLPCYDHINEVRLLRDLDNAIVLFEQQINHSDVGFRAWQTRHIQAMEAGLVPVPGFPCLQTVRKGKRIWHDDAWEQRYFYLVYQRREIIMGRLSRLLALPRYAQEDFFGQRPAFPRMVLQGGKGRYTRHLLLRCDWWQSVDDLLKAAAERWKMDEAELKTRFWADDDASSVETQAKEWDGVIKEEDSADLCAGEDVFNPLDFAANWASEAWWYLHGRRTTL; this is encoded by the coding sequence ATGAAAGTAGAAGAGACTAAAGACACCGCGATGCCTCTGGAGGCCATCCCCCACGCCGATGGCAACACGACACCAACTTCCTCTCCCATCAACCCCAAATGGAGCCCGAAGGATGACATCTGCGCCAAGTTGTTTGGCCCATGGGATAATCTACCTTGCTACGATCATATCAACGAGGTGCGGCTCCTGCGAGACCTCGATAACGCCATCGTCCTCTTCGAGCAGCAGATCAACCACAGTGATGTCGGCTTCCGTGCTTGGCAGACTCGACACATTCAGGCTATGGAAGCTGGCTTGGTTCCAGTTCCAGGATTTCCATGTCTTCAAACCGTTCGTAAGGGAAAGCGGATCTGGCACGACGATGCATGGGAGCAGCGATATTTCTATCTTGTTTATCAGCGACGCGAGATCATCATGGGACGCTTATCCAGACTCCTGGCACTGCCTCGATACGCGCAAGAAGACTTTTTTGGACAGCGACCAGCGTTTCCTCGAATGGTGCTGCAAGGCGGTAAGGGCCGTTACACTCGACATCTTTTGTTGCGATGCGACTGGTGGCAGTCTGTGGATGATCTCTTGAAAGCAGCGGCCGAGAGGTGGAAAATGGACGAAGCAGAGTTGAAGACTCGGTTCTGGGCAGACGACGATGCATCCAGCGTCGAGACACAAGCGAAAGAATGGGACGGTGTGATCAAAGAAGAGGACAGCGCTGATTTATGCGCTGGGGAAGACGTATTCAACCCGCTCGACTTTGCGGCAAACTGGGCTTCGGAGGCATGGTGGTATCTCCATGGTCGACGAACAACACTATGA